The following is a genomic window from Mesorhizobium shangrilense.
CGGCCTATATCTGGACGGCCGGCCGCTACGGATCGATGGCCGCCTCGCTGGGCTTTGGGGCCGGCTTCCTGGTCATCGCCGGGCTTATACTGCTCGTCTATCAGCTAGCTTCAGGCGCGCGCGCCCGGCGCCGCGCGAAACGGCGCGACGCGGACTTGAAGGCGATCGGCATTACAGCAGCACTTGCCGTGTTGCCGACGCTGCTCAAGGGGAAGGGCGGTCTGGGCGTCATTCTCGGGCCGGCGGTGGCGCTTGTCGCCTACGCCATCTACCGTGAAAACGTGAAGCCCGGCACGGATGGCCGTGATGATGGCGACGCGAAATAGCGCGGGCTATTTCGACAAATCTTCCAGCGGCATGGATATCTCGGCATAGACGCCCTCCGGCCTGAACTCATGCGTCACCTCGCTGGAGATGACCTTGGCCAGGCTGCGACGGATCAGGATCGAACCGAAGCCGTGGCGTTCCGGCGGGGTGACTTCAGGGCCGCCACTTTCGCGCCAGGTCAGCACCAGGCGCCGGTCGCCCTTCTTGCCTTGCGTCTTCCAGTCGAGATCCACCTTGCCGGCCGCCACGGACAGCGATCCGTATTGCAGCGCGTTGCTGGCCAGTTCATGCAGGATCAGGCCAAGTCCGACGGCCTGGTCGGGTGACAGCAACAGGTCGGCGCCGGAGATTTTCATGCGCGGCTGCGCGGCGTTGTCAAACGGCTTCACTTCGATCTGCACGAGTTCGCGGATGCCGATGCCGCGCCACTCGCGATCCGACAAAAGACTATGGGCAACGCCAAGCGCTTGCAGCCGGGCGCCGAAGGCCTCGAGAAATTCACTCGGCTGGCGTGCGTGCCGGACCGTCTGCGTTGCCAGTGCCTGGACTGTCGCCAGCGTGTTCTTGACGCGGTGATTGAGCTCGCGCAGCAAAAGCCGTTGCCGTTCGTCGCCAAGCTTGCGCTCGGTGATATCGTAATTGACGCCGAAGATCAGCGTCGGCTTGCCGTCGTCATCGCGTTCGATGACGCGCCCGCGCGTGGCGAGCCAGCGCGGCGGGGAGAAGCCTTTCACCCGGTATTCGCCGAAATAGTCGTCGCTGCCGGTCAGGGCGTCACGGAAGCGGGTTTCAGTCTGATAGACGTCGCGTGGATCGATGGCGGTCAGGATATCGCGGGCCCGCAACCGGGTCGAACGCGGCAGGTTGAACAGTTCGGACATCAAGACATCGCATTCGATCATTTCGGCGCGGATATCCCAGGCCCAACTGGCGAGCGAAGCCGCGTCGAGCGCGATGGCGCGCCGCTTTTCCTCGCGCGCCAGTGCTGCCTCGGCGATGGCGCCGCTGCGGGTCGCGTCCTTCAGCATGAACAGGCTGGCGGCGAGGCCGGCCAGCGCCTTCAATTGATCGAGCTTGGCGGCGGACGGGAACGCGTGCGGCTTGCGGTCGAGTACGCACAGCGTGCCGATGCGCGCGCCGGCGACCACCATCGGCGCCCCGGCATAGAAACGGACGTGGTGCTTGCCGGTGACCAGTGGATTGGTCATGAAACGTGGGTCGAGCGTGGCGTCGGTCACCACCAGCGGTTCATCGCCCGCGGCGATTGCATGGGCACAGAACGATATGTCGGTCGTCGTTTCGGTTTCGTCGATCCCGACGCAGGACTTGAACCATTGCCGGTCCAGATCGAGCAGCGTAACAAGCGCGATCGGTGCTTGCATCACTGACGCCGCGAGATTGCTGATGCGGTCGAAATCAGGGTCGGCCGCCGTGTCCAGCATCTCCAGCCCGTGCAGCACGGACAGCCGATCCCTGTCACTTACCGCGCGAAAAATCTCGGCCGGCAGGCCCGGCGCGCCTTCAATCGTATTGTCCACCAGATCCCCAATGCCCCGTCTTGCGGTCGTTCCTTGTTGCCCCTGCTGGCCGGCGAGAGGTCGTCCCCCAAGCATGGAACCTTCGTAGCGGGGAACAGTTACCCGAACATGTTTTTTCGAACACGCCTGCCGGCGCCAAGCAATACTGAGGCCGAACATGACCAAAATCATCCCTGAAGACAAAGCCCGTCAGGGGCGCTGGGGGTGGCACGGCTTTCGCATCCTCATTGCGGCGCTGCTCCTGGCCTTCATCGCGTGGGGCGCGGCGAAAATCTATGGCGAGGTGATCAAGTCGCCGACGACCCAGCAAAATAGCATCCCCCAAGGCTAGGGGGTCCACGGAACCGGATCGCATCATGCGGCCTCGGCTTGAGCATTGCGCGCGGGCACCAGCACATTGAGTGCGCCGGGGTGGATTTTGATCGTCGTTTCCTGATCAAGCTTGACCAGTTCGCCATCGATCACCGCGCGGTATTTTTTCGCTGGCGAATGGACTTTCACCACCACCCGCTCGGCCTGGTGAATCTCGACATGTTCGTTATCGCGCCACTTGCCGCGCGCCATGTTGAAGAAGAATTTGACCAGGTGGCGGCGCTGCTCGGC
Proteins encoded in this region:
- a CDS encoding sensor histidine kinase is translated as MDNTIEGAPGLPAEIFRAVSDRDRLSVLHGLEMLDTAADPDFDRISNLAASVMQAPIALVTLLDLDRQWFKSCVGIDETETTTDISFCAHAIAAGDEPLVVTDATLDPRFMTNPLVTGKHHVRFYAGAPMVVAGARIGTLCVLDRKPHAFPSAAKLDQLKALAGLAASLFMLKDATRSGAIAEAALAREEKRRAIALDAASLASWAWDIRAEMIECDVLMSELFNLPRSTRLRARDILTAIDPRDVYQTETRFRDALTGSDDYFGEYRVKGFSPPRWLATRGRVIERDDDGKPTLIFGVNYDITERKLGDERQRLLLRELNHRVKNTLATVQALATQTVRHARQPSEFLEAFGARLQALGVAHSLLSDREWRGIGIRELVQIEVKPFDNAAQPRMKISGADLLLSPDQAVGLGLILHELASNALQYGSLSVAAGKVDLDWKTQGKKGDRRLVLTWRESGGPEVTPPERHGFGSILIRRSLAKVISSEVTHEFRPEGVYAEISMPLEDLSK